The following nucleotide sequence is from Bactrocera oleae isolate idBacOlea1 chromosome 2, idBacOlea1, whole genome shotgun sequence.
CAATTTCTGTTTAATTTTCGTACAATATGTGGTATATTGTCCCACTtgttaattatttgtatttgccTGTTCGTTTTgtttagtttgttgttgttgtgtctcTTTTTCTTTCATTACACATGTAGCTGCTTTTACGCCTTATTGCATGCCTTTGAAATCGCAATCGCACCATTCTTCATTCTTAGCCCACCCGCacgtacctatgtatatactcTCGTATGCTTGCCTTCATTTAACcgattttttttcgaaagtcAAATGTCATGTCTGTAATGGTGGAAATCTACTTAGTGGCTGCACGCACTGAACCCCGGTGACCATTTAATGTCGCATATAGACGCATTAGCTAAAAGGCGCGTAGCACGAGCCATTACagacataatataaaataatgtagaAACAAACATGACATACGTAAAAGTGCAACATTCATTAAATCAGCGACTAAATACTGAAATCGGTATACTTTAAAAGCTATTGTCTACTGTGAGGCGCATGAGCCGCCTTCATTATTACCGCTAGCATACTTGTGGGCGCATTTGGAAATAATAAGAAACACCAGCAGCAATAACCTTTTCAGCAACCTCAAAAGctcatttacacacacacttcttcggctacatacatacaaagatcCACAACCTTACCTATGTGCTGCATTTTTTGACGCTCGCACTGTTTCCACTTCATTCTTGTTGACTTTTTGTCGCCGTTAATTTCATTACATTTGCCATTACGAACAAAGGCTATTCCATATTatttttagtgttgttgttgcatttttctatttgttttgtCAAATGTCAACAACGCAGTTGCTTTATCTAAATGCCCATTTAATGGCCCACTGATATAGTTTAGTTCCATACATGCATTCTCCGCATCAGTCAGTCACCTTCCAACTGTCGTCGCCGTTGTGCGACTGTAATTATATTGCCAAATCGCGCGAAACACTCTCAGTCAAATACCAAACACCCAGCAGCAGTGTAGTGTCTTCTCTCATTGGCTTacgaaattgcaaatatttaaagttttgccaaatttCGGGTTATCCTATTAAGACAAGTGTAACATTCTAGGTTTACGTGCAGTAAAGCAACCACGAGAAACCTTTATATGCCAAAGTTTACAGCGCTTCTCTTCTTTACATGTGATGGATCGCAAACCAATGGTAAGCGGTATAAAATTTCCAGTTTTTGTGTCGACTTAACTCAGGATATATTCGTAGGCTTGTACGCCAGTGCCTCAGGCAGCAATTAGAGACATCGCAACTTAATCTAATTAgtcaatttctttttatattatttcacttAAAGTagctcatatatataatacttaaacATAAATTCACTTTCACATTTTGAGTGTTAGGCTTGGTTCACAATATTACAGAAACACATTCGTTTTCCCTCTCAAACTCATACGAGTATAATAAACATCGAAGTGAAGAAGGTTCTTCATCAGCAATACTTGCCTAAACACAACTGTACAAGTTTTTAACCATATTCAGACAATCAGCACTCCTTCCGTTTAGCGTAGAACCAAATATGCTGTCATACATGAGTTTATTTTgccatttttgtttgttaaacaaataaaactagATTAAAAGaatacagaatatttaaaaaccaCATGCCGATTCCCAAATGTAAATACCAAGATTTCAAgaacatttcattaaaaattaatacggGCTTATTAATTATTGCTCTTATCGTGGACACGATAACGATATTGAGGTAAATAAAAGTGCTATGAAACTTACAATCTGTTCGCcgaatgcaataaaattttaacgttGCAATCATCTGGATTCCGTTAGTAATTAAGTAAGTAAATAGGTAGTCCATCAGTGAGACCAATCGAACGATTGTATGATTAAACTACCAAGATAACGATTTAAAATGGAAATTCATGATTAATTGCATACCGGGAACTTCACCTCAGCCAGATAATAGTGGCGTGAACGCTGAAACTTTAGGTGAATTTCGATTTATGTAAGAAATTTAGTGGACAACAAATTGAAACCCAAAAGTCGTAATTTCCTTTTATTCCTTGCGACAACAGAAATTAGGCCACAAATCTATATTTCACACAGAAGTAAAGGCACAAATGCTAATTTTATCTCATAAAAATTAAGGTATGAACAGGCATTCGGAGAAAACCACCCAGCAACAAAATTAAGGAAATGTTAGACAGACGGAGTGATTATGTATTTCATCTGCATtgcctatacatacatacatatatgcatttgtacATGGGTATGTATATGGTTACATAATCGTGCTACAATTGCACATACTGTTATTCAGACGcacatattttaattgattaaaaGCTTTCTAAATTGCGCACACTACAGTATTGATTTAATCTCAGCTTTTAACTGAACTTACGTGACCCGTGGCcagcaataaaagcaaaaggtAAAACTAAGTCTCTTTTAATTGGAACGTTTTCTAATGCTAACTGGACAAATGAATGCGAATTAGCTGCCACTCTTCTCCCTCATTGcactataaattattatctatGTACTAAATTTGTGCAATATATATTACTAGCTTTTACCggcggcttcgctcgcatcgaatccatcaaataagTATCAGATATCATTATAGTAGAAACGGATcaatagaaataatatattttattgcttggcttggaataatatttgtgttatttctctgatttacgttttttatacatttatgttttctttcatttttaattttttcgacaaacaatcatttctgccaaatttttttttttttcaatttcaaaatttttaaatttattttccaaacatatataatcttccaaaataatttaatccgtaaaaaatttataaattttgtaataaaaagtatcctatgttcattctgacacctctaagagaatatgtacaaaatttcatgatgatctgttaagtagtttttgcgtgaaagcttaacaaacaaacggactttcgcatttataatattagtatagatgtACGTAGAGTGTACGTGTGCCTAGAGTTTCACACAAGCAAAACtgtaaaaaacattaaacatagatttgtaaacaaaattattaaaaaccgaTATTGTGAGTTTATTGTCGGAAACCGAAAAGATTTTGCttctacatacataatatatgtattacacTGTGCGGCGAAAATGGAGGActtgaaaaaagcaaaaatttgtcagattgaataaatacctatAAAATGCGATATCAGTCGTGCATATTTTGGTTAAGTATTTTAACCATTAGGTTAGGGTTAAATTGCCTAAAGCAATACTTTccggaaaattttaatgatattctacaaaaaattaatttttttttttgttgccctggatatcttagcaaattttAATGGTTTCAAGTGTTCAGATAACGAATTTattcaagaaattttgaaaGTGCTCTTGTTTATGATATTTGCGCTTCTTAAATATTGACCAATTATCGGCTTTATAGTAATTAAACTGtatttttacaattataattaGCGTTCTGCACTCCTTTTTCGCGCATATAAACATCACGTGGTTTTAGGGTTAAATAAAGATCAAGCGTGGAGATATCCAAACCTAAAGGCAACCAAATGTCCCTTTGCCTTTCAAAATAGTTCGCATACCCTCAGAAACTCATGATGCCTCCAAATTCATTACAATTCATCAGTGGGAGTGAAAGGGAGggtatataaaataaacgaaAGTAAATCTTACAAAATCATTGATAGTGTCATGAAGTGGAAGCcaaatatatccaaaatcgatcttatatctagcgcaacaaaaccactgtagaCCAGTTTAATGAATGCCGCGACAGATACAACTGCTGTCACAAGTACAATAAAAACAGCTGAACTCTATTActactattaatatttttgcatagCGCGCTCAAATCATTAATTTCAGATTCTATGttttagttatttacattcactcAAGACGCTACATTAAAGAGGATtgcttatatggtatatatgagtGAAACGTGAGTTGTGTCTTAGTCGACTTGGCTGTTATCCTTGTCtacatatatgaatttgttaacatgttcatatggtatatactttcATTTTACTTATCGGTTGTGTGTCTTGCTTGATATATTAATAaacgaattaaaaatttcatgcgATTTTACATTCAACGTGAGTGTTATCAACTATATACtttcattatttaatataatgaattgtgaattaatttttctaaattcttaattacatttttaaagtcaaattttatctTTCTTTGTGTGTTTGTCTTTTTTCACTCTCTTTTCCTACTATGTACATACTGTTCTTACATTTTTCCATTCACGTAGCAGCcgcattgatttaaaaaaattccatatatgtatgtatgtatgtaaatatgtgtatatataatatacttgtagttttgtTTCAATGAAATATGTGGCCATAAGCATTCGCATACCAAGTGGAACAACCAACCAGCcactttttattcttatttagtTGAATATACCCGGCCAGctattcatacaaatatttgttcgtCCACAACTGCTAATTCAAGacttattttaaacaaatttagttaatttattttggcTTTTTGCATGCAACATTAACCTATTAATGACTGCATGATTACTTGTTTGAGATAATAattgcaataatttaatttaagttctTAATTTGCTGaataaattaatggaaaacaaacttttattggACTAACTAACATTGATCTCATGATTTCGTCTTTTTCATATACTCATGTGCTTGTTGACTGCTGGCTAATTTGTCTCAAACCATTTAATTGCGtttgaaattcacaaaaaaaaaaattattgaaatgactatgaatatgaatatgaattataaatttttgattttggtaacaataataacaaataaaaaacaaaaataataaataaaacttttaatgaaattgctgcaaaaaaacataaactccgtccaaaaaataacaaaaacaaacaacatttGGGCTGCAGATCAACGAAGCTCTTGAATTGGCGCTGGAAGCAATTGACAAAGATACCACATTCACCATAAATGatacagcaacaataaaagcaaaaaccaaaTCATCCAACACAATTGCAAGTAATCATACAAGCAacacagtaacaacaacaacaacaacaacacaagcaacaacaatagcgacgGCAACAATGTCCACAATGATAGCAGAAACAGCaataaaacacaacaacaacaataataatgatgGATTACTATGTGCAAAGGATACGTCGAACAAAACCGACGAAGAGAAGGAACACAAAagtaagcagcaacaacaacaacgatttgatgcaaatacaaatattatgaaCACTGACAATGATGATGATGGTGGAAGAGAGGAATGGCGCGAGGCGCTCATCTCGCAGGAGCCCATTTACGAGAATATTTCGGCAGCATCTACGCGACAGGTAGATGTTGAAGCAAAGCGAATCATTCCAACGAGCATGTtgaacgacaacaacaacatggcaaataataatattcccaaacaaattaatcaaataaataacagcAATAGTAGTAATTGTAATGATATTGAAAATTCGTTTGCCAATAATTCGCTATGTAATATATtgactaacaacaacaataacaatagcagcGGTAGCTATAGCGCTAgcgataacaaaaacaaaagaaatcttGACAATACTTTTATTGAAATAACCAACGCTTACGCTAATGCTACAACTATTATAACAGCTGCCGGtataatggcaacaacaacaacagcaccaaGCGATTCGCTCACAGCCAGTGAAAACGCCAGTGCTGCCGCAACCTCAACACAAGTTGCAACAGCAGAGGACTTTAAAAAtatcacaacaacaaccgcaacaaCACAACAAACTGAAACAAGCTCACCAGCTCCAAAATCCACAATCACAAAACCCGCAGCAGTTGATCCGCAAACGGTGACTAATAACGCAACGACGCCGCCCGAACAAGAACCCTACTATCAGGTGCCCAAATCAAGCGAGCCCTACTACGATGCACCTAAACATTTGCGCCCTGTGCCGCTTTACGAAAATATCGAGGTCTTCTACACCGGCTTGGAAAATTCCACTTTGGCTAGCGGTACTGGAGCCGCACTTACTGGCGGCTTCAAGCTGGAACCGCCGAAAGAGAAGCCACCGCCGCCGCCCATCGAGAGTCCGCCGCCTTTCGACGATGTGGACAGCGTCGATAACACAGACACGTGGTCTTCGGACAACACCTACGAAACGATTTCATCACGTTTAACACATGTCAACGGTCTGGTTACCGACCATCCTTCGCCGCCCATCAAACGCATGAACTCGACGAAACGCATCAAGAAGGAGTTGCGCAATAAACGTTCGAGTTTCTTGGGCATTGACACCACGAACTTGGATGATGAGGAAACCTATTTGGAATTGACAGTGGCACCACCACCAGATATGGCGCAGCTGTTGCAGGAAGAGCGACGTTTGGAAAAACAATTGTACCTGAAGGCAGGTCTGTGCGATAGTTCAGACACAGGTAAGTGCTGAAAGCTATTTGTACTAGGTGTATAAAGCGAAACTAGTAATCTATTTTCCATCAACAGGCGAGAGTCGCGATTCGGGCGTCTCTGAGAATCACTCACGTCAGAGCAGTGAACATTACACGAACTCATCGGAGGAAAACGATCGACAAATCGATACACCACCACACAGCCTCAAATCCAACGAGCTAATCTACCAGAATGAGGCACTACTAACGGCCGCGCAGACGCCACTGTTGCAAACAGTGAAGGGGAACTCAGCCGAATCATGGACTGAGTCCGcaactgttgctgctgctgccacaaAGTCACTGACAGAGGCCACCGCTACCGCTAATGCCAAAATGCTTTCCATTGAGGAGAAGATACGTGAACAAGAAGAGGTCCTGCGTGTAGAACGCGAGCTGCTGCAGCTGGAACAGGAAGAGTTGAAGCGCCAGCGCGAGAACTTGATGTTGCGTGAAAATATGGCACGTCGTGAACTGCAACATGGCGCCAAAATGCTTATGTCTGCCAATCGACGTTCACTACAAGACCTAAATGGCGTAAGTATGTCGCTAGCAGGTGGTCTGCCAATACCGAATGGCGGTCCAACTGTAGCCTACCAAACGGCGGTGCCACAATATGCCATTGCCGCTCATAACATGCAACAACCGACACAGCAGCAATTTGGCGTACCACTATTGGCTGCGCAACCAACACAACAGATCTATGCAAATGTACCAAATATAGAACAGCAGTACTATCAGGTGGACATTGATTACCGCAAGTCCATGTCCGACCTGCAAGAGTTCTCCAAACGGCATATGCTGCCTCCCATGCCACCAACAAAACCGATGCGTGCCATGCAAGTGGGCACTTCAGCCAATGCGCTGATCGTCAATGGCACCGAAGACTTCATAGCATCGCGGCATGCCTTAAATGCTCAGGGTTTCGGCGGCTCGTTGGTGAAAATCGCCACCCCTACAGCGGCGCCACGTGGTCACTCGGCCTACCCGAACAATCACCAATACCAACACCAATCAACACAAAATCTGAGCAACAGCAGCGACAGCAATAATAGCATTAGCGGAGTTAATGCCACAATGCCAGCCGTATCAAATGGACACGCCGCACTACCGGGCAATATGTCGCGAAATACGCTGCATGCGCTCAGTGCCACACCTAAACCCAAATTCACGGACGGCTGGGTGCAAGTGCAGCAACGCAAATCATACGACACGAATTTGGCGAATGATCCCGCTTGGCTTTCGGCGTACCAGCAAAAACGTAAGTCCATGCCGGAGCCTTATCACGCCTACAATAACCATTGGCTCGTGCAAGAGGCCGAGCAAAGACGCATTGCAGAGCAGCAGCGACGCGGTGGTTCGACGGCCACAACATCGGTGCATCAGCAAAATGGCAGCGCTGTTACCGTCGTTGGCATGAAAACTGCAACGGTTTCCAACGGCAATGGCAAACCGCTACCAGATTCCATCATACAAACACTGACGGAGCGTGTGCAGAGCAAGGGTATCGGCGAGCGGAAGAGGTGAGTTCCTACTAATGAAACTATCTACAAAAGTTCTAATTCAAAAGACCGTTCTTCCCTTAGATTCGACTATAACAACCAAAGTACTGCTTTGGAGAAGAGTCCGCTTCATGCGGCCTCCACATACTATCAGCACCAACAGCAGCAGATATCGCAATCTGTAACGCCCACACATCAACGACATCTCAGCGGCTCGACGTTAACCACAATGTCACCACAAGTCAATGTGAACGCTTCGCCGGCTCATCAGCACCCACAGCCGCAGCACCAGCAGCCACAGGACAAAGTGTTGAGTGTCAGTGGCAAGAAAAAGTGTTCACATTGTGGTGATGAATTAGGTAAAATTTGCTACTACGTTGGTTGTGAGTGTTTACATTTGAAATTCCTTACAAGTAAcgaaaagtaattaaatttagttGGATTGAGCATACTCATAGATGGCATTAAAGCTTCACTGTTCAAATCACAACTTTAGAACTTCTTTTGTTGGCGTTGTGAGGTTTAAAATTTCTCATATTTTGTAATCATTATTGTGAATAGTAGTCATCCCTCAATGTCCAATATAATTAGGTTTCCGCCCGACCCTCAGTATAGCtgtaatttaagtaaatttagttgatcctcaaatatttttaaccctCATTTTAAAggatatatctaaatatatatgtgttatcTATGAATAtggtgtttttatattatttcttcaCCACCAttagttaaataaacattttatcgCTAGTAATAACACACTAAGTGATTTTTTACTTATTGACCattatttgaatttcaatttaaatattccCTTACATGCCTTTCCGCAAAACGCAGACACCACTGGCTGCACGGAATCCAGTTGTCGGCACGTACACAAGGCTCTAAAATATATAGTTTGGGTGTAATATTGACGACgaagaaaataaatgtatgttcaAATACGATTTTGAAATACACACAATAAAAGAAGTTATCAGAGTTATCTCTCTGATGTCTCTGATCAacattttatgtatgaattagtttcacatattttaaagtTTACAGAAAATTgttatctgatcaaatttgacttaaACTTTATCTATAATAATATTCGATCTTTAGACTCGTTTTTCGTCAACGTTACGCGGAAATTTACTTTAGGCTTAGGTTTAACGAGTCTGACATTGGCGCAATTCAAACAAGATGCGTTAAGCGGGTTCATAAAAGTTGTCGAGAGACATTTTGGTTGTACGATTCTCTTTTTACTTATCGGTAATAAAGGTTTATGTATTATTCCCACGTTTTCTACGAGCCCAGAACCACTCACGTTCAATAGTAAAAAGAAAAGACTGTGGCTAAGTCCACATGATATTTGTaagataatttgttttaatatataaagattACATAAAGTAATGGTTATTAATTACAAgttaaaactattataatttcataaatgTTAAATAATGAATATGTATACCAGAACCTTCTTCTTGATATTCGTTCAAGAAATTATTATAGTTAAAAActcacaaacaacaaaacacttTTATCGCCTTttagttgtaatattttttattttcaataacatttttatttttcaaatctcCCGCATGAAATAGGACGCGGCGCCGCAATGATCATAGAATCGCTGTTGCTCTTCTACCACATCAATTGCTTCAAGTGTTGCGTGTGTCACGTGCAGCTCGGCGACGGACTAAACGGAACAGATGTGCGCGTGCGCAACCACAAATTACACTGCCAAAATTGTTACTCCAGCGATGATGGCATCAAATTCAGCTGCGTCTGAGAGCGTCTGAGGAAACTGAGGGGAAAATGTGAAAACAGTTTAGCAAAGTAGTGGAAATCCTGAAGTTGGGTCATGCCTGTAGTGATCAGCTGCCATCCTTGTGGAACCGAAATCCTAGTGGAGTTGTAgagaaacatatacatacaaacacacataaatagACGTTAATGCAAAAACCATGAAGAATTGGAGCGAAAACTCCACATCCAGCATGCAAGTCAAACAGCGCTGAGTTCAAGCTAGAATTATGGAAAATTATTCAATGTTGAATAATTTTcatgtttatatttacacattttactgttaaaatttacactttttaaaagtaacgaaattttcaaattttatattaaatgaattttacaACGTATTTagtatcatatatgtatgaatgtattagAAGCTTGCGCTAATTGCTTATGAAAcaaagtgaaatgaaaacaaaactggaaTTTGAAGTAACCAATTCTACAATAACTTGTGTATAACgcaatagatatatatatacgagtatacatatatacacacgcaTATCTATACAAATGTGCTGTTatgaattgttaaaacttttgcTAATACTTTTATTTCGACTATCAAATGTCCATCGCGATCGTTACGTAGTGGCAACTgtcaatatacaatattaaaactattaaatgttaaaatcaaaagaaatctagttgaaaaatttaaccaaTTACAACACACAAAATTAataggcatacatatatacgtgcgTGTGAATGCTTACAGATGTACACACATAAAGCACCGACTGTCATAGTAAATAAATTCACAGCTTattcgttaatattaataatcgtgcttaaagcaagaaaaaatctACAAATTTAAGCAGAAATATTATGGCTCTTTATGGCAACATTATGGCAAATCTTTACGCTCtaaatgaatgttgaatttgaaaattttgattgttaataaatgttgaataaaAGTAGCAATGGTTTTAAGAGCTAAACTAAGTGCTTAAGGCGCAAAAATCTAAAACAAAGCTGAACAAGTCAATTGACATGAAAATATCGAAATGTGAAAACTATTATAAATAAAGCATTGAAATCTTTTTCCGCTGAATACActtaaaaaccaaaatcaaaaCTATGGCTTGTTTGGTTTTTATCGATAttgtaacatattatatattaactaaAAACTTATTTCTTGAATTATTTTTACGATAAAAAGGAGAacatgaaattttcactttgtaTTTAAGCAACTTATTTAACCTTGTGTAATGTGAAAAATTACATGCAtagaattatacatacatacacattttatgctatacatatgtacattaggttTAATGacttttgtgta
It contains:
- the smash gene encoding serine-rich adhesin for platelets isoform X3; the encoded protein is MPTECERAIANTSQNVQQTQQQPQREEQQQQQEYEHLQEDHLQAKSEEEAAAAQLEFYDDMEDKELNGGKMSTSQTSTACSTNGHSGSNQANGVGKKTSIISPDPTSYVTKARVTRPTPPPPSYNPMQFVQIKPCNLYQTAQEQLKKAEEVKKIKEIKKEEPEDWQNNLDNWKSSRRKRVEHIIDRVVEVKKLELEEHDRTRRKSKTFSEMIEERGERGCRGRAKLATLAVYNEDESNDLSDLGIGTSSASGKSSQSEDYDNNSVLSDNAELDKAIFENNQKPSGIPAREYISSPGYDTSSSTAPGSSPDPCEYTYEGAIQDYKQRVSRASGGSALANFKLHNANTNPALISKSNSSKENTPECSNTAPNDTYPTRRGSKIEDRLIGFEVTSPSDSQEGLEKKVDVPKIDISKRKEIFENQNANSEPKSLVGNSSAGTVAVPRVTLRDRFKLDESVSNNGEVQDSTLKREVKRLSGDITSIRSRMQSLEQQQNLVNSTNGGSAGKAPSAKLVDIPVPPLKDRLSSLQNAVTKEEVKKAPVALVDARQLEIMKNEEEERRMKLIGNEKKAVQEISNREKEEVSAPGYQTTMTQHVVVKIDAPEEDVDRDDSGIHTAEGEIEAKEISEQEEQLNAAIAALALEEQQLTEAANAVNQIEAEFAELSTSAVNAIASSLNTVSTTKTTNEQPCEMEFSLNLHNICQQKLLCNAKGLRAVKQPRETFICQSLQRFSSLHVMDRKPMINEALELALEAIDKDTTFTINDTATIKAKTKSSNTIASNHTSNTVTTTTTTTQATTIATATMSTMIAETAIKHNNNNNNDGLLCAKDTSNKTDEEKEHKSKQQQQQRFDANTNIMNTDNDDDGGREEWREALISQEPIYENISAASTRQVDVEAKRIIPTSMLNDNNNMANNNIPKQINQINNSNSSNCNDIENSFANNSLCNILTNNNNNNSSGSYSASDNKNKRNLDNTFIEITNAYANATTIITAAGIMATTTTAPSDSLTASENASAAATSTQVATAEDFKNITTTTATTQQTETSSPAPKSTITKPAAVDPQTVTNNATTPPEQEPYYQVPKSSEPYYDAPKHLRPVPLYENIEVFYTGLENSTLASGTGAALTGGFKLEPPKEKPPPPPIESPPPFDDVDSVDNTDTWSSDNTYETISSRLTHVNGLVTDHPSPPIKRMNSTKRIKKELRNKRSSFLGIDTTNLDDEETYLELTVAPPPDMAQLLQEERRLEKQLYLKAGLCDSSDTGESRDSGVSENHSRQSSEHYTNSSEENDRQIDTPPHSLKSNELIYQNEALLTAAQTPLLQTVKGNSAESWTESATVAAAATKSLTEATATANAKMLSIEEKIREQEEVLRVERELLQLEQEELKRQRENLMLRENMARRELQHGAKMLMSANRRSLQDLNGVSMSLAGGLPIPNGGPTVAYQTAVPQYAIAAHNMQQPTQQQFGVPLLAAQPTQQIYANVPNIEQQYYQVDIDYRKSMSDLQEFSKRHMLPPMPPTKPMRAMQVGTSANALIVNGTEDFIASRHALNAQGFGGSLVKIATPTAAPRGHSAYPNNHQYQHQSTQNLSNSSDSNNSISGVNATMPAVSNGHAALPGNMSRNTLHALSATPKPKFTDGWVQVQQRKSYDTNLANDPAWLSAYQQKRKSMPEPYHAYNNHWLVQEAEQRRIAEQQRRGGSTATTSVHQQNGSAVTVVGMKTATVSNGNGKPLPDSIIQTLTERVQSKGIGERKRFDYNNQSTALEKSPLHAASTYYQHQQQQISQSVTPTHQRHLSGSTLTTMSPQVNVNASPAHQHPQPQHQQPQDKVLSVSGKKKCSHCGDELDTTGCTESSCRHVHKALKYIVWV
- the smash gene encoding serine-rich adhesin for platelets isoform X4, with the translated sequence MPTECERAIANTSQNVQQTQQQPQREEQQQQQEYEHLQEDHLQAKSEEEAAAAQLEFYDDMEDKELNGGKMSTSQTSTACSTNGHSGSNQANGVGKKTSIISPDPTSYVTKARVTRPTPPPPSYNPMQFVQIKPCNLYQTAQEQLKKAEEVKKIKEIKKEEPEDWQNNLDNWKSSRRKRVEHIIDRVVEVKKLELEEHDRTRRKSKTFSEMIEERGERGCRGRAKLATLAVYNEDESNDLSDLGIGTSSASGKSSQSEDYDNNSVLSDNAELDKAIFENNQKPSGIPAREYISSPGYDTSSSTAPGSSPDPCEYTYEGAIQDYKQRVSRASGGSALANFKLHNANTNPALISKSNSSKENTPECSNTAPNDTYPTRRGSKIEDRLIGFEVTSPSDSQEGLEKKVDVPKIDISKRKEIFENQNANSEPKSLVGNSSAGTVAVPRVTLRDRFKLDESVSNNGEVQDSTLKREVKRLSGDITSIRSRMQSLEQQQNLVNSTNGGSAGKAPSAKLVDIPVPPLKDRLSSLQNAVTKEEVKKAPVALVDARQLEIMKNEEEERRMKLIGNEKKAVQEISNREKEEVSAPGYQTTMTQHVVVKIDAPEEDVDRDDSGIHTAEGEIEAKEISEQEEQLNAAIAALALEEQQLTEAANAVNQIEAEFAELSTSAVNAIASSLNTVSTTKTTNEQPCEMEFSINEALELALEAIDKDTTFTINDTATIKAKTKSSNTIASNHTSNTVTTTTTTTQATTIATATMSTMIAETAIKHNNNNNNDGLLCAKDTSNKTDEEKEHKSKQQQQQRFDANTNIMNTDNDDDGGREEWREALISQEPIYENISAASTRQVDVEAKRIIPTSMLNDNNNMANNNIPKQINQINNSNSSNCNDIENSFANNSLCNILTNNNNNNSSGSYSASDNKNKRNLDNTFIEITNAYANATTIITAAGIMATTTTAPSDSLTASENASAAATSTQVATAEDFKNITTTTATTQQTETSSPAPKSTITKPAAVDPQTVTNNATTPPEQEPYYQVPKSSEPYYDAPKHLRPVPLYENIEVFYTGLENSTLASGTGAALTGGFKLEPPKEKPPPPPIESPPPFDDVDSVDNTDTWSSDNTYETISSRLTHVNGLVTDHPSPPIKRMNSTKRIKKELRNKRSSFLGIDTTNLDDEETYLELTVAPPPDMAQLLQEERRLEKQLYLKAGLCDSSDTGESRDSGVSENHSRQSSEHYTNSSEENDRQIDTPPHSLKSNELIYQNEALLTAAQTPLLQTVKGNSAESWTESATVAAAATKSLTEATATANAKMLSIEEKIREQEEVLRVERELLQLEQEELKRQRENLMLRENMARRELQHGAKMLMSANRRSLQDLNGVSMSLAGGLPIPNGGPTVAYQTAVPQYAIAAHNMQQPTQQQFGVPLLAAQPTQQIYANVPNIEQQYYQVDIDYRKSMSDLQEFSKRHMLPPMPPTKPMRAMQVGTSANALIVNGTEDFIASRHALNAQGFGGSLVKIATPTAAPRGHSAYPNNHQYQHQSTQNLSNSSDSNNSISGVNATMPAVSNGHAALPGNMSRNTLHALSATPKPKFTDGWVQVQQRKSYDTNLANDPAWLSAYQQKRKSMPEPYHAYNNHWLVQEAEQRRIAEQQRRGGSTATTSVHQQNGSAVTVVGMKTATVSNGNGKPLPDSIIQTLTERVQSKGIGERKRFDYNNQSTALEKSPLHAASTYYQHQQQQISQSVTPTHQRHLSGSTLTTMSPQVNVNASPAHQHPQPQHQQPQDKVLSVSGKKKCSHCGDELGRGAAMIIESLLLFYHINCFKCCVCHVQLGDGLNGTDVRVRNHKLHCQNCYSSDDGIKFSCV